AATGGATCCCGATCCGGCCATATGCTGGTGGAGATGTCGCTCGACTACTTATACGAAAGGTTTGTGTCCAGAATCCAGGTAGGAGAAGAGGGGTATGCCTTTATCGCAGAGGAGAGTGGACTGATTGTCGCTCATCCAAATTCCAATTACGTCGGCACGCTCGACATCCGAACATATGATTGGGGCAAACAGACGCTAGAGAGCCCGGGTGAATTCATCACCTACGAATTCGAGGGCAAGGGTAAGATAGCTGCTGTACAGGCTATTTTCGAATCCGATTGGGTGCTTTGTGTCACTGCCTACAACGAAGACGTGTACGCTCCTGTGAAGGCGGTTGCTTGGTTTACGTTTTTTATCACCGGTGGGATTTGCCTGGTCGCTGCTGTATTCATCGTGTGGATAACTACTAGCATCGTGGGACCGATACATGAGATTATGGGAGGCTTGGATAGCTCGGCTTTCCAGGTTACTTCAGCGTCTAATCAGGTCGCCTCTGCGAGTATGGATCTTTCGAAAAGTTCAGAAGAGCAAGCGTCCTCGGTGGAAGCGACCTCAAATTCTCTTACCGAAATTGCCGGCAAGACGAACGGTAACGCGGAAAAGGCGGCAGGGGCTCGACAGGTCTTGAATGAAACTTCTATTCGTAGCTTGGAGGAGGTACATGTACAGATTCAGGAGGCGCAGAGAGCGATTTTTGAAACGAGAGAGACTGCGGAGCAAACTCTGAAGGTAGTAAAGACGATCGACGAAATTGCGTTCCAAACCAACCTGCTCGCTTTGAATGCGGCAGTAGAGGCTGCCAGAGCAGGTGAGGCAGGCAAGGGATTCGCAGTTGTGGCGGAAGAGGTTCGGGCATTGGCCGGAAAAGCTGCATCTGCAGCCAAGACCTCCGGAGAGTTGATCAATTCCTCTTACGATTCTGTGCAGCATGTCTCCTCGATGAACGAGAAAATTGCCGACTCTATGAAGCGTAATTTGGAGATCGCTCATTCGGTGGCTGAAAAGATGGATGAAATATCTGAAGATTCTCTTGGTCAGGCTGCCTGTATTCAGGAAATAAGCGCATCCATGGCGGCTATCGATAAGGTTACCCGAGACAACGTAGCAAACTCCGAGGAAAGTGCCTCTGCTGCGGAAGAACTAAATGTCCAAGCAAGACAGCTCAAGGAATTTGTCGACATGCTCGACAGCGTACTGAACGGAGTGAAAGCAACGCAAAGCGCTGAAAATGAAGCTGCTTTGGCTCCCCGTCCACGACAAGAGCCCGGGAGCTCCCCAGCCCGTTTCGATCGAGTCGACGATTCAGCCGACGTTATGTCGGAAATGTGGAACTAAGCAGTCTTCGCGGCACGTGGGGGCGGTAAATAAAAATTTCTAGAACCTGAAATTATAACGTTATGATGCATATCAATCTTAACGCAGTCTCCCGCAGCACGGTACGGCTCCTCAGCATTCTTGGCCTGATTGCAGGCTTGGTGAACGGTTTGAACGCAGATGATCATTTCGATCGATCAGTTCAAACTTCTGGCAGTGTCCAGCTGTTGTCCATGGAGCGCGACTACGGCAACGGTGTCGATGGAAGCAGTACCAGCATTTCCGCGACTGTGAACTTGGATTCGAATCTAAGCGAAAATCTCTCTTGGCACGGTCAGTATGTTCATGTCGAGAATCTTCAAGAGGATGGAAGGGAAGACGCTGCGTATTGGCTATCCAATGACTATACCAGCCTGCTAAATGAGCTTTATCTAGAGTACCATGCTGAAGGAGATTCTATAAGTGAGGTCAGCTTGAAGCTGGGACGGCAGGTTGCTGGCTACGACTTCTTTCCCACCTACAAGACGCGGCATAAGGGACAGGCTTTTGGGGGAGTTAGCTTTCACGGGAAGGTTCTTGGGTCGGTTAGCCTAGATCTAGGGCACATCGCCGATTTTAGTGCCTGGCCGAGTCGGGTCGACGGTTCCTCGTCTTTGACTAGTGATTTTGCCAGTATCAGCGAACGCCTTGGCCAAACCGGTGGAGATAACGGGGTACAGTTTATACAGGCCAAATGGGGGCAGGGTGAATCGTTTAGCTTTTCAAGCTATGGTTATCATGTGGACGGTTACTACGACACCTTAGGGTTGAAGGTGAACTACTTGCTTCACGAGTCGGAAGAGTCGGGTGCGTATAATGTGTCGGTTCATGCTTTTCAGCAAGAGGGCACTCGCTCTGGTCCGTTTTCTAGTCAGGACGGCCGAGTTGTTGAATTGAATCTAAACTACAAGAAAAACGCCTTGTCGATGGATCTTGGATGGACCCATGTTGGTGGTGATTCGACTATTTTGAACCCGTTCCGTACCTCTTTTGCAATCGATGCGACTCTTCTTTGGTACACGAATCAATTTGAGAGGGGAACAGATTCGGCCCATCTCAAGACGCTTTACAAGCACAAGCAGTGGACATTCTACGGAGCGTTTATTGCGGCTCAGCATCAAGACGATCGTGAAGAAACCGAAGCGAACGCGGTCGTGAAATATCAATTCGAAAACGATATTTGGGTCGCCTTCAAAGGAGGGTATGGAACTCGTGACTACGAGGCGTCTCCCGATCAGCACGCGCGTGATCTCCGACTCTTTGTCGGACGTTCCTTCTGAACGCACGCAGCATTGGCCTGCGTGAAATTAAATTTAGAAAATCAAAGGCCCTTCCTGTGAGGTGGGGCCCTTTCTTTATTCGCTTTCGAAGAGCGACTCTACTACTTCAAAGGTTGGCCCAAGAGTAGCCACTGATTGAATACGGTGGTTTGGTAATGGAGTGGCTATCAAATCCAGGAAGGGGGAGAAATCAAGCAAGTCGTGGGTGAGGTTTTCCCCATTCTCCTGCAATACGACGCGATAGGCGATCTCTGGTTCTTTTAGCCGCCTTATTTTTGGGGCAGCCTTTGCCTTCTTTTTCTTAGGAGCTTTAACTCGTTTCCCCTTTTGTGTGGATGGCAGCGTGGCTGCCGGTAGCTCGAATGGATATTCTTGGCCAAGGATATCCGATATGGTCGTCTCGATATGACTAAGGTCGGCGAGGCAAGTCTCTCGCTCGATAAGCAGAGAGTTGACCGCGACGAGCTCGTCTATGGACATGTTATTTGGCATGGATAAATTCGAATCCTCGGTTCGCTCTGGGGAGCTTTAGTTGGGATCCGGCAGAATCAGGTTTGGACGGGGTTATTCTACTCGTCCTCTTCAGCTGGCTTTTGCTCGTCGGTCTCTTGCTTCGGTTCTTCGAGCTTTTCTGCTTTGGCGACTGCTTTCTTGGCTGCCTTCTTAGGTGTTGCTTGTGCTGGAAAAGCGAATACCGGAGCGGGCGGTTCGGGAAATGGGAATACACCTTCTTCTCCTACGATCGATTCTACCTGGCTTTCTAGTTCGCTGATACGTTGATAGGCGGCTTCGCGTTCTTCCAGCAGGGTGTCAATTTTTGTGCGGGCTTCGAGGGCTTGGCGAATAGTGTCGCTGTCGCCGCGGAGTACGATTTCCGCAAAAGTGAGTGGACTTAGTTTTTGAGTTTTTTTGGCCATTTTCTATTCTTTAAAAAAGCTTAGGATCTTCCCGAGAATCTTCTTGCGGGATTCGATTGGTGCTCGGGAAGCGTGAGTTTGGCGAGCGGAGGGCTCGTTTGTTGATGAATGTGGAGATTGGAGTCGAATCGCGACCGCCTTTTCGGCGGTATTGGCGATATCCTGATTCTGATCGTAACACAACGCTCGCAACTGGGCTTCAGGGAGGCTTGGATTTTGAGCGACAGACTCGCGCACCTTGTCGCAGTGGTCTTGCGCCAATCTAGCCAGGTCGGCAGCAGGAAGTTGAAAGGCAGCAGCTGCAAAGGCTCGCAAAGAAGGGTTGAGGCTATGGGAAAAGCGACTGGCTACGCTTGCCTCGATTTCTGGATACTCGACCGCTTGGAAAGCGATGTGTTCTGCAACTTGATTGTCCTCCCGTTGATTGATGAGGAGATTCCAATGTTTGTCGCTTAGATCCTCTCGGTAGGCTACAAGTGTGGCAACTTGAGGGTCGGGATGGAGGCAGAGTTCGTTCAGAAGCTCTGGACTGGCTTTCGGGTTTTTTGCCAAGGCAATGCAGGCTTGCAGGTCATGGGAGGTCGCTATGCGTTCTCCAATTTCGAGCAGGAGATTGGAGTTTGCAGCGAGGTTGCGTCTCGCTTTCTCCGATGTATCCTGAGCTAAGATACGCTGGATTGCGGCGGGCAGGTCGGATTGCCGCGCGAGGTAGACTCGATCTTCGATACTGTCAGACTCAGCTAGCCAAAGCATTTCAGCCAAAGAAAGCGGGGAAGCATCCAAAGCTGGAAAACGAACTGAGCTGTGCGAAGAATAGCGAAGTGAATTCCTAACCGAAGCGGGGAAATGCTTGAATCGACGAATAAGAAGTTGCTGTAACTCCTCGTCGTCTTGGTCCGCCCACATCTGGATCATTTCTGGGTCCAAAGACTTGTTTTGTAGGAGGGCGGTTTTTACCAGTATGGACTTGTCGCAACTGAGTTGGTAGGCGACGTCGGCATCCAAGTTCTCTCTTCCGGCCAGAGCGACTTTGACCGCAGCCTCTTCGTCGTTGGCGAGAATGAACTGTAGAAAATTGGGTAGGCTTGGGTTTTCGGCAATCCTTGAGCGGACCAATGGGGCGCTGTCCTGCGCTAAGATTTGACACTCCTTTGGACTTGCGTTCGGGTTTTGGGCGACTGCCGTTCTCACCAGAGGATCCGTGTGTTTGGAAAGTATCTGGAGAGCTTGCTGCGGAGATCTCGGGTTGGCTGCCAGCGCTGCGGCCACCTCGGCCTGATTTTCCTTTAGCCCCTCTGTCATCTCCAAGGCCAGCTCGGATGGAAGAAGCGGATATTGGGCGAGAAAGAGAACGTAGGTGGATTTGTGAGAATAGTCTGAATACAGACTGCGAAGCGCGAAACTCGAAATCGGACGTTTACGCGTCCCTTTGATTACTTTTGCGGGCCCGAACTCCTCGAGGGCGTCGAGGAGGGCATTGATGGAGAGGATATCCATGGTTTAGCGAGAAAGCTCCTCCATGGTGACGAATACCTCGCGAGGCGTTGAGCCATTTTGTGGGCCGATGTGGAATCGATCCTCCATTTCCTCGATCAAAGTGGCAGCTCTGTTGTATCCAATTCTCAATCGCCTTTGCAGGTAGCTGGTGCTCGCTTTTTGCGTTTCGGCCACGATTTTCAAGGCTTCCATGTAAAGATCGTCAGCCCCATCTGCTAGCGCTTCGGTCGAACCGGCGACCGCACCGTCGAAGGAACTCAGGTCGACTCGGTGGTTCTCCATTTGCCCTTCGGTCACGTGAGTTACCACTCGCATCAGTTCTTCGTCTTGTACCATAGGACTTTGGATACGGACGAGCCGAGCGAAGCCAGGTGGATTGAATAGCATGTCGCCCTGACCTAGAAGAGACTCTGCCCCTTTACAGTCTAAGATGGTACGGGAATCGACAATTGAGGATACTTGGAACGCAATACGGGTCGGGTAGTTTGCCTTAATAACTCCAGTGATCACGTTCACGGACGGTCGTTGTGTCGCGATGATAGTATGGATTCCTACGGCTCGAGAAAGCTGGGCGATTCGCGCTAGGGAAGCTTCGGCCTCGCCTTTTGAAGTCATCATCAAGTCTGCTAGCTCGTCGATAATCACGACCATGAACGGCATCTTATCGAAACCTTGAGCCTCTGCTTTGGCGTTGTAGCCGGCGATATTTCTGACCTGCTTCTCGGCTAGGATTTCGTAGCGGTTTTCCATCTCGCTTACCACCCATTTTAAAAGAGCAACTGCCTTCTTGGCTTCACCCACTACAGGGTGGATTAGGTGAGGGACTTGGCGAAACAGTCCGAATTCCACTCGCTTGGGATCTACGAGCACAAGTTCCAGCTCTTCGGGAGAAAAACGGTAGAGCAGGGAAACTATCAGATTGCTCATGCAAACGGATTTACCGCTTCCGGTGGCGCCTGCGATTAAGAGGTGGGGGGCTTTGGCCAAGTCCGCTACGATGATCTTGCCTTGGATATCCATGCCGATGGTGATCGGGATGGTTTCCTTGCCTTGTTGCCATGCCCGTGATTCGAAGACGGAGCGAAGCCGGATTGGCATCGTATTGCCATTGCCCAGCTCGATTCCAACGTAGGGTTCGCCGGGTATGGGAGCTTGGATACGAACGTTTGTCTGAGCCAAGTTTAAGGCAATGTTCTTCTGTAGAGCGCTGATCTTTTCGACTCTTACGCCGATACCTGGCCGTATTCGAAATTGAGTGACGCGCGGCCCGACGACGGCATCGTAGACGGTGGCGTCCACTGCGAAGCTGTCTAGCGTGTTTTGAAGTTTGCGCTCTTGCTCCTCCAGTTTCTCCGGAGATACCAGCCCATCTGTTTCCAGAGTCGAGGCCTCGAGAAGATCGAGGGTAGGGGCGGAGTAGGGTTGGGAGGATACGGGGGAAAGAGACTTGGCTTCTGAAACTGGTTCGTCCGGCTCTTCTGCCTCGCTTGCTTCGGGAGCCTGTTCCGGTACTGTTTTACCTGCGAGTTGATCTTTCGCTCGCTCTAGCATCATCTGGAAGCGGGAGTGCCGCTCCTGAGCCAAGTCCGCGAAATAGCTTTGTCGCTCTTCGCGATCCTTCAGGATCGCCTCCATCTCCGCTCTCCAAACCGCGATCTGGCGTTGTTCCGCTTCTAGAGTCTGGGACTCCTGTTTGGCTAGACGCACGTACTCCTCAGGCAGGTTTTCGGTGTGTGATGAACGCTCGGTAGCGGCTGTGCTGTCAGACGCGTTCTCCTGATCCCAGTCTTGCTCTTCAGCCATCGTGTCCAGGAAGCGTCGTACGCCGTCTTTGACTCTTTGGATTGATTTGGACTGTGGCTTGGATGGACCTGGCATTTGGGCTCTGAGGGAAAGGCGATGACGCTGTGGAAGCTCGGATCGGATTCAAGTATTATTCGAAAATTCCAAATCAGACGCCCCGTCTCCAAGTGCTAATTTGACAGGCAGGTGACTTCTTTTTGAAAAAAACCGTTCCTTAAGGGTAAAGTCCCAAAAAAAATAGGGCCTCTTGTATGCGTGAGGGCACGTAAGGCTGGGGTGTTAAGGGTTGAGAGCGACCTTCTAGCTCGATCAATCTCTTGCAATCTTTAGCCAGTCTAAATTGATGCCGCAATTTAGGGTAGGATTCTAATGATAGATATACTGATGGTACATAACTGAGGGTGTGTTTTTATAAATTGCAGAAAACACTTAGAATTAGGGGGACGTCTTATCTCTCGAAAAAGGGGGATGGGCTCATTTTCATGTATCTGACCTAAGGCAAACCTTGAGGTTAAATAAGTTTTATTCTGAGTTCTCTGACTCTCGTAGGGTCCTCGCTTGGTACCGTATCGGCTTTGGACCTTGTATGTTTTTGCGTCGCTCCTAGAAAGTGGCCGGTCTAATCCTTGGAGGCCTGTTTTGACGATTTCGAAAAAGAAAATCCTTTTGATCGATGACGATCCGTACGTCAGGGAAGCCTTGTCGTTGCTTCTCGAGGACGATTACCAGACCTTTTCCGCAAGCACTGCCGCGGAGGGAGTAGATCGATTTAAAGAGCTACTTCCTAATGTTGTCATATTGGATCTGCATCTGCCTGACGAGAATGGTCTAGCGGCGCTCAGGCGCATCCGTAATGTGGATCGCTTTGCGCGTGTGATTATTTTGACAGGATTCGCTAACCTTGAGTCGGTAGAGGAATCTATGCGATTGGGCGCCTCGGATTGCCTCCATAAGCCGTGCGATGCGAGGGCCCTAAAGTCTAGACTCAAAGAACTCCTGATTGACCCGGCGACTCAGGTTGAAGAGCCGGCGGATAGCGGATCTAAGGTGTCCGAGGACTTGGTTGCTGCTTCGTTTCTGCACGATATTAGCAATCCTCTGACGAGTCTGCAGGCCTTGAGCTCTGTATTGATGGAGCGAAATTCGAATCCTGAGGTAGCGAAGCTGGCGGCGATGATGGATCAGAATATTTCGTATCTCGGTTCGCTGGTAGAGCAGTGGAAAGCTCTTTCTAGTTCTAAGTCGCTTGGGGCGGATTATGCTTCCTTGGGAGATATCGCTCAGATTTCGGCGAATTTTGTTCGCGGCCGGGCGGAGGTAAAGGGGGTCGAGCTCTCCGTAGAGCTTAAGGATGTATCCGCATTGCCCGCTTTGAACCGGCATGCGGTGGTGCGGATCTTAGTAAACGTGCTTCAGAACGCCATAGATGCGGCTCCCGAAGAGAGAGGAGTCGTTTGCTTCTGCGGCTCGGTCAGAAACGGGATGATTGAATTTTCGGTTTCAGACAACGGAGACGGGGTTTCGCCCGAGCTTCGGCAGAAGATCTTCCTGCCCAACTACACGACCAAGACGCAAGGGACCGGGCTGGGATTGTACATAGCCCGCAAGATAGTCGAAGCGGCTGCTGGATCGATTTCGATTTGCTCTCGCCCAAAGCGAGGGGCCACTTTTACAGTGCAGCTTCCCAGTTGTAGTTGATGAATCAAAATCCCGTATTCGAGAACGAGAGCCTCATAGTTTGCAAGAATAGCCAAGGAACCCTGATACGGGCTACGGTCATGAGGATGACCCGCTACTTGGTCTCCTTCGAAGTCTACAATCCCTACAGCATCCTTCAGCTTTCTGAGGTCTTGGGAGATTTCGAAATCATCATTAACGCTCGTTGCGTCTATCGTGGTCGAGCCATCGTCAGCAACATGATCAATACGGGCCTTGTCCTCATTTGCGAGGGGACCTTGGACGAGGAGAGCTGGATCGACATGGAAATGCTCTCGCCGAGTAATCAGCTAGAGCGCCTGGCGGACGACTTCGAAAGACTTATCCAAGACTGGCGAAAGTTGGAGGCGGTCTCCCCAGAACTGAAGGTTTCGATTGCGGATATCGAGTCGCTTTTGGCGGATCTACAGCGTTGGACGGAGCAGTTGGAGGTCACCATTAGGTCGGCCCCCGAGAGCGATCGCAGCAGGCGGGAGCTCGATTTGATCAATCGCATCAATGCTCTTATGGCACCTCTCGTCGCGGAGCAATTCGGCCGCTTCGAAGAGGTTGCATCTTCTGTCAGTGAGGAGGCTACTGCCATCCACAGGGCCTACTGCCGCCGCCAGCTCCACCCGCTTGTTATGTGCGCTCCTTTCGTGCATCGGACGTACGACAAGCCTTTGGGCTATGCGGGCGATTATGAGATGGTTAACATGATTCTTAGAAATCCAGCCGAGGGCGCTTCCATTTTTGCGAAGGTGGTAAATTCGACATTTCTGGCTTCTCCTCCAGCTGAGGCTCATCGCAACCGCATAGATTACCTTGTGGAAATGCTGAACTCTGAAGTCGAGCGCGGCAAGTCGGCGGGCCGGGCTACGAGGATTTTCAACTTAGGTTGCGGTCCCGCTATGGAGGTGCAGAAATTCTTGGAAGGGAGCAGCCTTTGCGATGCGGCGGACTTTTCCTTACTTGATTTCAATGAAGAGACTTTGCAGCGAACAGGGCGGCTGCTGGAAGATCTAAAATCCCAATACGGCCGATCGACGCCGTTGAGAACGATCAAGCGTTCGGTGAATCAGATACTGCGAGAAGGGCCACGCATCGGCAGGGATGGAACAGGAGATTCTGGATACGACGTCGTTTACTGTGCAGGCTTGTTCGACTATTTATCCGATCGGGTTTGCCAACGATTGCTCGAAATCTTCTATGAGATGGTTGCTCCCGGCGGCGTAGTGGTGGCTACCAATGTTGATGAAAGCAACCCGGTAAAAGGGGTTATGGAGTATGTCATGGAGTGGCATCTCATCTACCGAAATGCGGAGGACTTTATGAGTCTCGCCCCCCGTCAGGCACCCAAGGATTGTCTCACGCTTCGAAAAGACGTTTCGGGAGTAAATCTGTTTCTGGAAATTCGGAAGCCCGCTGCTGATGCCTAATTCTAGTGGGTTTAGAGAAGACGAGTGGTCTCGGTTTGTTGAATACAACATTTCGACCCGTGTCGCCAATTCCCGAATCGGGACCTTGCTCATCGTACTGTTGATGCCGTTTGGGGCATTGCTCGACTACTTTGTATACCCAGAGAGCTTTTGGTTTTTTCTACTTTTGCGAGTAGGCTGCTCGTTGATCGCTTTGCTCTGTTGGTGGGTTCTCAAAGGACCTATCGGCCGCAAGTTCTATAGGGCTTTCGGCTTGTTTATCTTCGCGCTGCCATCGGTCTTTATTGCTTTGATGATTTACTACACAGAAGGCGTGGCTTCGCCTTATTACGCGGGGTTAAATCTCATTTTGATAGGACTGACTTGGGTCGCTCAGATGTATGTGCCGGAGACGGTGTTGGCCGTTTTGATGATGATCTGCATCTATACGGCCGCCTGCTATTACCATGGCGGGACGGGGCTGTCGCGTCTGATCAATAACTACTATTTCATTGGTCTAACGGGACTGATAGGGATTACCGGCAGCTACTATCTGAATCGCTCACGTTTTAGGGAGTTCCTCCTTCGGGAGCAAATGGCGAAGCAGCGGGAAGAGTTGAAGGAATCGAACCTGAAGCTGCTCGAGATGGACAAGGCCAAGACCAATTTTTTCGCCAACATAAGTCACGAGCTAAGGACTCCTCTGACTCTTTTGATTGGTCCTCTGGATCGCTTGAGACGAAGCGATGAGGGAGTTGCGGATACTGAGCGTAAGGAACTTTTGGATATAATGCAGCAAAACGCGATGCGGCTGATGCGTTTGATCAATGATTTGCTGAATCTAGTCCGCTTGGACAGTGGCTCCCTAAAGTTGAGGCCAACGACCGTAGAGCTAGAGCCCTATCTGGAGGGAATCTGCCGCTCCTTCTTTCCTTTGGCCGAGGAAAGAGGCTTGGATTTTCGCTGGGAGATAGACGACGGGGGGATTGCGATGGTGAATTTGGACCGGGAGAAGGTCGAAAAGGTGCTGTTGAACCTTCTCTTTAACGCGATCAAATTCACCCCTGAGAAGGGAGCAATCACAGTCCGAGCAAAGCGGTTGGGAAAGCATGTTCGTATCGAGATCGAAGATACAGGCAAAGGGATTGCTCCGGAGGAACTTGAGAGTGTCTTTGATCGCTTTTGGCAGGCGGAGACTTCGTCGAATCGACGCTACCAAGGTGTCGGGATCGGTCTCGCCTTGGTTCGAGATCTGGTGCGTCTGCATGGTGGAGAAGTAGATGCCAAGAGCGAACTCGGCAAAGGCACGGTTATGGGGGCGACCCTAGATGTAACGGTTGAGCCCATCGGAGAAAGCTCCGTCGTTTCTCAAGGTAAGGATGAGGTGGATACTAAATGGCTAGAGACGCTCTATCGGAGAGCGGACTTTTTTCCAACTCAGTTGGATGTTAACTCTACCGTCGAGAAACCAAGCGGAGAGGTAGCGACTGAAGAAGAGGAGCTTCCCGGTATTCTTGTCGCGGATGATGAGCCCGAAATGATGCGCTTTCTCCGTTCGCAATTGAAAGGAGCCTACCGGATCCATGAAGCTCACAATGGGATGGAGGCTTTGAAGCTGGCCGAGAGTCACCGTTTCCATCTGATTCTGCTCGATTACATGATGCCGGAAATGGATGGGATCGCCGCTACGAAACGACTGCGGGAGATGCCTCAGCACAAAGGCGTTCCCATTATCATGTTGACTGCAAGGGCGGATGAAGAGGTCAAGTTTGAGGCTCTGGACGCCGGGGCAACGGACTTTTTGACCAAGCCCTTCTCCTCCATGGAGCTGTTGGCTCGCTGCCGTAATTTGGCCGCGGTCTACGACATGCAGCAGCAAATCGAGGACCGAACCAAGCGTCTCGAGAAGGCACTAAGCCTGATAAAACAGACGGAAACCCAGATGGTGCAACAGGCGAAAATGGCATCTTTGGGCCAGCTCAGCGCGGGACTGCTGCATGAGGTTAACAATCCGTTGAACTTCGCGGTTACCTCGATCCACCTAATCAAAAAGCGGCTTAGCAGATCTCCACACCCGGAGCCCGAGCTCTTGGAGAAGCCCCTTGCCGATATGCACGAAGGGATCCGACGCGTTTCGTCGATCGTTTCGAGTCTGCGGGAATTTACCCATCCAGATGCCAGTCGGTTCGAGCGGATCGATTTACTCGAGACGATTGATACCGCTATCCGCTTCGTGCAAATCCCTGTTGCCAAGCTGAGCCTGGAGAAGGAGGTTTCGAGTGGCTTGCTCATCCGCGGTAACCAGACTCAGCTCGTTCACCTTTTCATAAACCTGCTGCAGAACTCGGTGGACAGTTTGCTCGAAAAAGGTGGCGAAGGGCGTTGGCTAAAAATTTCCGGTGTAGAAGAAGGCGATGAGATAAAGCTTGTTTTCGAGGATAACGGATTAGGGATAAAACGGCAGGAACTGGGACAAGTTTTCGACGCTTTTTTTACCACCAAGAAGGTTGGAAAAGGAGTTGGGCTTGGTCTAAGTATTTGTCACAGAATAATTGATCAACACAATGGGAAGATCTTGGTGGACAGCGAGTACGAGGACTGGTGTCGTTTCACTATCACGCTACCAAGATACGCCAATACGTGAAAACGCGTATTCGAAAGTAAATGACAGGCCAATACGATTATAAGAGCTTTCGGGTGCTCTTCGTCGACGACGAGGAGCAGACTACTGATTTGGTACGTGAGTATCTGATGGATACGTTTGATGTGGTGACGGCATATGATGCCGAAACCGCATGGGACAAGTTCTCCGAGTCCCCCGATTCTTTTGCAGTAGTCGTGACTGACCAGAGAATGCCCGGTGCCCAAGGTACCGAACTGCTTGAGAATATTCGCCAGTCTAGGCCCCGTACCATTCGTATCCTTTGCACGGCTTACGCCGATATCGATGCGGCGATTTCAGCGGTTAACGAGGGGGCGATCTACAAATACATTACCAAGCCAGTCGAGACTCCAGAGTTGGAGATCAGTATCATGCGGGCCATGGAGTTCTATCTCATCCAGAGGGAGCGCGACCTCTTGATGAAAGAGAAGCTATCCGCTCTGCAGAGGCTGATGATGACTGATCGCCTCATCAGTCTCGGGATTTTCGCCGCAGG
The sequence above is a segment of the Pelagicoccus albus genome. Coding sequences within it:
- a CDS encoding class I SAM-dependent methyltransferase is translated as MNQNPVFENESLIVCKNSQGTLIRATVMRMTRYLVSFEVYNPYSILQLSEVLGDFEIIINARCVYRGRAIVSNMINTGLVLICEGTLDEESWIDMEMLSPSNQLERLADDFERLIQDWRKLEAVSPELKVSIADIESLLADLQRWTEQLEVTIRSAPESDRSRRELDLINRINALMAPLVAEQFGRFEEVASSVSEEATAIHRAYCRRQLHPLVMCAPFVHRTYDKPLGYAGDYEMVNMILRNPAEGASIFAKVVNSTFLASPPAEAHRNRIDYLVEMLNSEVERGKSAGRATRIFNLGCGPAMEVQKFLEGSSLCDAADFSLLDFNEETLQRTGRLLEDLKSQYGRSTPLRTIKRSVNQILREGPRIGRDGTGDSGYDVVYCAGLFDYLSDRVCQRLLEIFYEMVAPGGVVVATNVDESNPVKGVMEYVMEWHLIYRNAEDFMSLAPRQAPKDCLTLRKDVSGVNLFLEIRKPAADA
- a CDS encoding hybrid sensor histidine kinase/response regulator, which translates into the protein MTISKKKILLIDDDPYVREALSLLLEDDYQTFSASTAAEGVDRFKELLPNVVILDLHLPDENGLAALRRIRNVDRFARVIILTGFANLESVEESMRLGASDCLHKPCDARALKSRLKELLIDPATQVEEPADSGSKVSEDLVAASFLHDISNPLTSLQALSSVLMERNSNPEVAKLAAMMDQNISYLGSLVEQWKALSSSKSLGADYASLGDIAQISANFVRGRAEVKGVELSVELKDVSALPALNRHAVVRILVNVLQNAIDAAPEERGVVCFCGSVRNGMIEFSVSDNGDGVSPELRQKIFLPNYTTKTQGTGLGLYIARKIVEAAAGSISICSRPKRGATFTVQLPSCS
- a CDS encoding DNA translocase FtsK, coding for MPGPSKPQSKSIQRVKDGVRRFLDTMAEEQDWDQENASDSTAATERSSHTENLPEEYVRLAKQESQTLEAEQRQIAVWRAEMEAILKDREERQSYFADLAQERHSRFQMMLERAKDQLAGKTVPEQAPEASEAEEPDEPVSEAKSLSPVSSQPYSAPTLDLLEASTLETDGLVSPEKLEEQERKLQNTLDSFAVDATVYDAVVGPRVTQFRIRPGIGVRVEKISALQKNIALNLAQTNVRIQAPIPGEPYVGIELGNGNTMPIRLRSVFESRAWQQGKETIPITIGMDIQGKIIVADLAKAPHLLIAGATGSGKSVCMSNLIVSLLYRFSPEELELVLVDPKRVEFGLFRQVPHLIHPVVGEAKKAVALLKWVVSEMENRYEILAEKQVRNIAGYNAKAEAQGFDKMPFMVVIIDELADLMMTSKGEAEASLARIAQLSRAVGIHTIIATQRPSVNVITGVIKANYPTRIAFQVSSIVDSRTILDCKGAESLLGQGDMLFNPPGFARLVRIQSPMVQDEELMRVVTHVTEGQMENHRVDLSSFDGAVAGSTEALADGADDLYMEALKIVAETQKASTSYLQRRLRIGYNRAATLIEEMEDRFHIGPQNGSTPREVFVTMEELSR
- a CDS encoding methyl-accepting chemotaxis protein, whose amino-acid sequence is MKLKLRDKFLISSLAFVILGMGTLAVITHYRFKSALEDAVESQSMQQASSAAHEVDTWLEDKEREMKAWVSGHNVTALSDGFSKVLEERVAESPCAESIYLLDNSGLIVAASEHVSPEMASRLGTISRTYAEQEGFLPISYNSNEEKASFFLSTLVESNGSRSGHMLVEMSLDYLYERFVSRIQVGEEGYAFIAEESGLIVAHPNSNYVGTLDIRTYDWGKQTLESPGEFITYEFEGKGKIAAVQAIFESDWVLCVTAYNEDVYAPVKAVAWFTFFITGGICLVAAVFIVWITTSIVGPIHEIMGGLDSSAFQVTSASNQVASASMDLSKSSEEQASSVEATSNSLTEIAGKTNGNAEKAAGARQVLNETSIRSLEEVHVQIQEAQRAIFETRETAEQTLKVVKTIDEIAFQTNLLALNAAVEAARAGEAGKGFAVVAEEVRALAGKAASAAKTSGELINSSYDSVQHVSSMNEKIADSMKRNLEIAHSVAEKMDEISEDSLGQAACIQEISASMAAIDKVTRDNVANSEESASAAEELNVQARQLKEFVDMLDSVLNGVKATQSAENEAALAPRPRQEPGSSPARFDRVDDSADVMSEMWN